From a single Fulvivirga ulvae genomic region:
- a CDS encoding GH92 family glycosyl hydrolase: MRYTRFIILLMIIACQKQPEKAAEAEDNVLSYVDPFIGTGGKGKTYPGASVPFGMVQLSPDNGRSGWDWISGYFYPDSVIAGFSHTHLSGTGIGDLYDISFMPVSYPLPQERSDSLIKSVGSPYYSLFSHDKEKASPGYYQVFLEDYGINVELTATKRTGLQKYSVSNKDSLQIVLNLGYARNWDSTTDTHIEVINDSLIAGYRKSTGWAPDQRVYFSSVFSEAFEGVALYTGDSIVNSTQATGKNLQGVFTFKTLEKGHITIKTGISSVSAENALFNLTSESARLSFDEAKTFAADTWGKELNKIKVTSGDTQRLTSFYTALYQSMLAPTLFSDINGQYKGADGNIHQAQGYDRYTTFSLWDTFRAEHPLLTILHPDRVDDFINSMLAHYDEYGYLPVWDLAGNETNMMIGYHAAPVIADAYLKGLRGFDIEKAYNAIKKSAEADHFGLNSYKKLGYVAATDDNESVSLTLEYAYDDWCIAQVAKALNKPDEYERYLSRSENYLNLFDPETKFMRAKDSLGNWKSNFNPTQYNSGDYIEANAWHYTWFVPHQPEKLAELMGGKEAFRKKLDALFNTPQSDSPVPEWISGYIGQYVHGNEPCHHIPYLYNYTDQPWQTGKKVRAIMDQLYKAEPAGLCGNEDCGQMSAWYIFSALGFYPLDPASGEYELGVPLFEEVSLTLPGDKKLLIRAEGLSDKNRYVSNVTFNGKEINTHKISHELLSRGGELIFLMAEEPARNTFD, encoded by the coding sequence GTGAGATATACCCGATTTATCATATTGCTAATGATTATTGCGTGCCAAAAGCAGCCTGAGAAAGCTGCTGAGGCTGAGGATAATGTTTTGTCTTACGTTGACCCTTTCATAGGCACAGGAGGCAAAGGCAAAACATATCCCGGGGCTTCCGTTCCTTTTGGCATGGTACAGCTGAGCCCTGATAACGGACGAAGCGGCTGGGATTGGATATCGGGTTATTTTTATCCCGACTCTGTAATTGCAGGCTTTAGCCATACGCACCTGAGCGGCACCGGAATAGGTGACTTGTACGATATATCTTTTATGCCTGTCTCCTACCCTTTACCCCAGGAGCGCTCCGATTCATTAATTAAATCAGTTGGTTCTCCTTATTATTCATTGTTCAGCCATGATAAGGAAAAAGCCAGTCCGGGCTATTATCAGGTTTTCCTTGAAGATTACGGCATCAATGTAGAACTAACAGCAACCAAAAGAACAGGATTACAAAAATATAGTGTCAGCAATAAAGACAGCCTTCAAATAGTTCTCAACCTCGGTTATGCCCGCAACTGGGACAGCACCACCGACACTCACATTGAAGTAATTAACGACAGCCTCATCGCCGGCTACAGAAAATCAACCGGCTGGGCACCAGATCAAAGGGTATATTTTTCTTCTGTTTTTTCCGAAGCTTTTGAAGGAGTTGCCTTATACACCGGTGACTCTATTGTTAACAGCACACAGGCAACCGGCAAAAACCTGCAAGGTGTTTTTACCTTTAAAACATTGGAGAAGGGGCACATAACCATAAAAACAGGTATATCCTCTGTGAGCGCAGAAAATGCTTTGTTTAACCTGACATCAGAATCTGCCAGACTTTCTTTTGACGAGGCAAAAACCTTTGCCGCTGACACATGGGGCAAGGAACTCAATAAGATAAAGGTCACATCCGGAGATACTCAAAGGCTTACCTCTTTTTATACAGCCCTTTACCAAAGCATGCTGGCCCCCACATTATTCTCAGACATTAACGGACAATATAAGGGTGCTGATGGCAATATACACCAGGCACAAGGATATGACCGCTACACTACTTTTTCCCTTTGGGACACTTTCCGCGCCGAACATCCGTTGCTCACCATCCTCCATCCGGACAGGGTGGACGATTTTATCAATTCTATGCTTGCGCACTACGATGAGTATGGCTACCTGCCCGTATGGGACCTTGCTGGCAATGAAACCAACATGATGATCGGCTACCATGCGGCACCTGTTATTGCAGATGCCTACCTGAAAGGCTTGAGGGGTTTTGATATCGAAAAAGCTTATAATGCCATAAAAAAAAGTGCCGAAGCCGATCATTTCGGACTCAACAGCTACAAAAAGCTGGGCTACGTAGCGGCAACGGATGACAATGAATCGGTATCCCTAACCCTGGAATATGCTTACGACGACTGGTGCATAGCGCAGGTGGCCAAGGCTCTCAATAAACCCGATGAATATGAACGTTATCTATCAAGAAGTGAAAACTATTTGAACCTCTTTGATCCGGAAACCAAGTTTATGCGGGCAAAGGATTCCCTGGGCAACTGGAAAAGTAATTTCAATCCGACGCAGTACAATAGCGGAGACTATATTGAAGCCAATGCGTGGCATTACACGTGGTTTGTACCTCACCAGCCGGAGAAGCTGGCGGAACTTATGGGGGGAAAAGAGGCGTTCAGAAAAAAATTAGATGCTTTATTCAATACTCCTCAGTCAGACAGCCCTGTTCCTGAATGGATATCGGGCTATATTGGCCAGTATGTGCATGGCAATGAACCCTGTCACCACATCCCATACCTGTACAACTATACTGACCAGCCCTGGCAAACCGGGAAAAAGGTAAGGGCTATTATGGATCAACTATACAAGGCCGAGCCTGCAGGACTTTGTGGCAATGAAGACTGCGGCCAGATGTCAGCATGGTATATATTTTCAGCGTTAGGCTTCTACCCGCTCGACCCTGCAAGTGGTGAATATGAGCTGGGCGTACCTCTTTTTGAAGAAGTGAGCCTGACTCTGCCCGGCGATAAAAAACTCTTGATCCGCGCTGAGGGATTATCGGACAAAAACAGGTACGTAAGCAACGTTACGTTCAACGGAAAAGAAATTAACACGCATAAGATCTCCCATGAACTATTATCCAGGGGAGGCGAACTGATTTTTTTAATGGCAGAAGAGCCGGCCAGAAATACTTTTGATTAA
- a CDS encoding class I mannose-6-phosphate isomerase has translation MKNKSPYIEVQTSTKSCWEGWNKIADTLNAKIKSLHSRKIIITVECYQGTYEDINLRELKKRIPVNATCTSRDVFKNEEEINRLCEKDLAGMPFSAKASTNDIEDYFDPNKLAALRQNIDFIEEGVILIFGVGASKICTPDILIYADMSRWEILQRFKRNDVSNVGVSNNNLSFDLQYRWSYFIDWKICDKLKKQLLGQCDYFLETNNWEKPKLATGDIIREALIQSTTQPFFTAPFYDPELWEANNYIQEQKEDEFSWVFNCVAEENNILFRINGYLIEVPSINVIYMEPKRLLGDTVYNHFGSELPIRMVFIDNLDGAQENLHIYPDIDFLKDNFGVYYSQGETFYIMDTNPGARLRLGFKKEINKKNLPELLNKNNSISKTALDKWLNTVSVKKHDHINIPAGLVHSHGNNTMILRITSAPDIFSFKIPEDILDPDEMGQTSAGMATDRLIPVPISEDTIYDQYYHPSDTTGSTSNEDILNQEGDQLSIKRLWFEDKLLQQTNGCIQVLNLVEGEEAIVDSPQNKFKPFVVHFAESFIIPAGITEYTITPTVKHKTCAVLKISV, from the coding sequence ATGAAAAACAAAAGCCCCTACATCGAAGTACAAACCTCCACCAAATCCTGCTGGGAAGGGTGGAATAAAATTGCTGATACTTTAAATGCCAAAATCAAATCCCTTCACTCGAGGAAGATCATCATTACTGTGGAGTGCTACCAGGGCACTTATGAAGATATCAACCTGCGGGAATTGAAAAAGAGGATACCTGTAAATGCTACCTGCACCTCCAGGGACGTGTTCAAAAATGAAGAAGAGATCAACAGGCTATGCGAGAAAGACCTTGCAGGCATGCCTTTTTCAGCCAAAGCTTCTACCAACGATATTGAGGACTATTTTGATCCCAACAAGCTGGCCGCCCTTAGACAAAATATTGATTTTATAGAAGAGGGTGTCATTCTCATCTTTGGTGTAGGTGCCAGTAAGATCTGCACTCCCGATATACTCATATATGCTGACATGTCAAGATGGGAAATATTACAGCGATTTAAAAGAAATGATGTATCGAATGTCGGGGTTTCGAATAACAACCTGTCCTTCGACTTGCAGTACCGCTGGAGTTATTTCATTGATTGGAAAATTTGTGATAAATTGAAAAAGCAGCTTTTAGGGCAGTGCGATTACTTTCTGGAAACCAATAATTGGGAAAAACCTAAGCTTGCCACGGGGGATATTATCAGGGAAGCCCTCATTCAGTCTACAACGCAGCCTTTCTTTACTGCACCATTCTACGATCCTGAACTGTGGGAAGCCAATAACTATATACAGGAGCAAAAGGAAGATGAGTTTTCCTGGGTATTTAATTGCGTTGCTGAAGAAAACAATATTCTTTTCAGGATCAATGGCTACCTGATAGAAGTACCATCGATCAACGTCATCTATATGGAACCCAAAAGACTACTTGGCGATACCGTTTATAACCACTTTGGCTCTGAACTTCCTATAAGAATGGTGTTTATCGATAACCTTGATGGAGCCCAGGAAAATCTACATATCTACCCGGACATCGATTTTCTTAAAGACAATTTTGGTGTTTACTATAGCCAGGGGGAGACTTTTTACATTATGGATACCAATCCCGGAGCCAGGCTAAGGTTGGGGTTTAAAAAGGAAATAAACAAGAAAAACCTGCCCGAACTCCTGAATAAAAACAATTCGATCAGCAAGACAGCGCTGGATAAGTGGCTGAACACTGTAAGCGTGAAAAAACATGATCACATTAACATCCCCGCCGGTTTGGTTCACAGTCATGGGAATAACACTATGATCCTCCGTATAACTTCCGCACCGGATATTTTCAGTTTTAAGATTCCGGAAGACATTCTGGACCCGGATGAAATGGGCCAGACATCTGCTGGTATGGCAACAGACAGACTGATTCCGGTGCCGATCTCTGAGGATACCATTTATGATCAGTATTATCACCCATCCGACACCACAGGTAGTACCTCAAATGAAGATATACTTAATCAGGAAGGAGATCAACTAAGCATTAAAAGGCTTTGGTTTGAGGACAAGCTACTCCAACAAACCAATGGGTGCATACAGGTATTGAACCTTGTAGAAGGCGAAGAAGCTATTGTAGACAGTCCTCAAAATAAGTTCAAACCATTTGTAGTACACTTTGCAGAATCGTTTATTATACCTGCCGGAATTACGGAGTATACTATAACTCCGACGGTTAAGCATAAAACGTGCGCAGTGCTGAAAATTTCTGTTTAA
- a CDS encoding sensor histidine kinase translates to MVFNSRLIAVLLAFCIAVVTTSFLSLFKEVSSNALVVTFLISLSSTYLLGFIILEFLIFREINKIYSLLDKLRDSELTTIDQNKSGLFNPLKKINEEIFSYAALKQKEIDELKKLEAFRREFIADVSHELKTPIFAAQGFVHTLLDGAVKDKSVRSRFLKKAAKSLDGLDILVQDLLTLSQIETGEIKMHFETFDIRQLTEEVIDQFENKAEKKDIELKIAERAPEQVQVYADWQRINQVVTNLVSNAVKYSNRKGKVVIDFEVTNSHVITKVKDTGEGIPPEHIKRIFERFYRVDKSRSREKGGTGLGLAIVKHIMEVHKSRVEVTSEPGKGSVFSFKLPMKAPDQVISE, encoded by the coding sequence ATGGTATTTAATTCCAGGTTAATTGCAGTGCTTCTGGCCTTTTGCATTGCAGTGGTTACCACCTCTTTCCTTTCTCTGTTTAAAGAGGTAAGTAGTAACGCTTTGGTGGTTACTTTTCTTATTAGCCTTTCTTCCACCTACCTGCTGGGCTTTATCATACTCGAGTTTCTGATTTTTCGTGAGATTAATAAAATATACAGTCTGCTTGATAAGCTAAGAGATAGCGAATTAACTACAATCGATCAGAATAAGTCCGGTTTGTTCAATCCTTTAAAGAAGATTAACGAGGAGATTTTTTCTTATGCTGCTTTGAAACAAAAGGAAATCGATGAGCTTAAGAAGCTCGAGGCTTTCCGGAGGGAGTTCATTGCAGATGTGAGTCACGAGCTCAAAACTCCAATATTTGCTGCCCAGGGTTTTGTACATACTTTGCTTGATGGAGCAGTAAAGGACAAAAGTGTAAGGAGCAGGTTTCTGAAGAAAGCAGCAAAAAGCCTTGACGGACTTGATATCCTGGTGCAGGACCTGCTGACTCTGTCGCAGATTGAAACCGGTGAGATCAAAATGCATTTTGAGACTTTTGATATCAGGCAACTTACTGAAGAGGTAATCGATCAGTTTGAAAATAAGGCAGAGAAGAAAGATATTGAACTCAAAATAGCTGAACGTGCTCCTGAGCAGGTTCAGGTTTATGCAGACTGGCAAAGAATCAACCAGGTGGTGACCAACCTCGTTAGTAACGCCGTAAAATACTCAAATAGAAAAGGTAAAGTGGTCATTGACTTCGAGGTCACAAATTCGCATGTGATAACCAAGGTAAAAGATACCGGAGAAGGGATACCCCCAGAGCATATAAAAAGGATTTTTGAGCGGTTTTACCGTGTGGATAAAAGCCGTTCGCGTGAAAAAGGTGGTACAGGCCTGGGGTTGGCCATCGTCAAACACATCATGGAAGTCCATAAGTCCAGGGTAGAAGTTACCAGTGAGCCTGGTAAAGGCTCAGTATTCAGCTTTAAGCTCCCCATGAAAGCACCGGATCAGGTCATAAGCGAGTAG
- a CDS encoding response regulator transcription factor, whose product MGNKQGHKVLVVDDEEAILELLKYNLEKQGFEVKTALDGVKGVEIAKRFKPDLILLDIMMPRQDGVETCRQLREIPDISGTFIIFLTARSEEYSEVAAFDVGADDYITKPIKPRALMSRINAFFRRDTKKKEVTNQISIGDLVIDRTSYTVQMKGNEVSLPKKEFELLYFLAQNPNKVFDRDELLQNIWGSDVYVLARTVDVHIRKVREKIGDDYIKTIKGVGYKFSLN is encoded by the coding sequence ATGGGAAACAAGCAAGGCCATAAAGTGCTTGTTGTGGATGATGAAGAAGCAATTCTTGAGCTGCTGAAATACAATCTTGAAAAGCAGGGATTCGAAGTTAAAACTGCACTGGATGGTGTAAAAGGTGTTGAAATCGCCAAGAGATTCAAGCCTGACCTTATTCTGCTGGATATCATGATGCCCCGGCAAGATGGTGTGGAAACCTGTAGGCAATTACGGGAGATACCTGACATATCTGGTACATTCATTATATTCCTTACCGCCCGCTCGGAGGAGTATTCGGAAGTGGCAGCTTTCGATGTTGGCGCCGATGACTACATCACCAAACCTATTAAGCCGCGTGCATTGATGAGCAGGATCAATGCCTTCTTCAGAAGAGATACAAAGAAAAAAGAGGTAACAAATCAAATATCTATCGGTGATCTGGTTATAGACCGTACCAGCTACACTGTGCAGATGAAGGGAAATGAAGTATCGCTTCCTAAAAAAGAGTTTGAGCTTCTGTATTTTCTGGCACAAAATCCCAATAAAGTATTCGACCGTGACGAATTGTTACAAAACATTTGGGGATCAGATGTTTATGTTTTAGCAAGGACAGTGGATGTTCATATCAGAAAAGTTAGAGAAAAAATAGGAGATGACTACATCAAAACGATCAAAGGTGTAGGATACAAGTTCAGCCTTAACTAG
- a CDS encoding DUF3108 domain-containing protein: protein MIKIPSSILIIILLCSFIKGDHKHQYRTINNSCFVRGEVIEYKAHYGFVHAAEGRMVISDEIYNVNNRPCFKIDVYGKSIGMFDLFLRIRDNWGTYLDTGAIVTQKFYRVIEEGKYRKNEIVEFDHSTKEAKVKTFDNKKQKWRPVETFDVPNNIQDLVSGYYYIRTLQFDKLKEGDIIKIDAFFDDEVYDFKIRFVGRENVKTKLGLIKSIVLSPIMPENSLFDGENSVKVWISDDRNKVPIKIKAEMFVGAVEIDIIKYEKGND from the coding sequence ATGATAAAAATACCTTCATCTATACTTATTATAATTCTGCTATGTTCATTTATTAAGGGTGATCATAAGCACCAGTATCGTACAATCAATAATAGTTGCTTTGTACGTGGAGAGGTCATCGAGTACAAGGCGCATTACGGGTTTGTGCACGCTGCCGAAGGCAGGATGGTGATCAGCGATGAAATATATAATGTAAACAACCGGCCGTGTTTTAAAATTGATGTTTATGGTAAATCCATAGGGATGTTTGACCTCTTTTTGCGGATCAGGGATAACTGGGGGACTTACCTGGACACCGGAGCCATAGTGACACAAAAGTTTTACAGGGTAATAGAGGAAGGAAAATACCGAAAAAATGAAATTGTAGAGTTTGATCACAGCACTAAAGAGGCGAAGGTGAAGACTTTTGACAATAAAAAACAGAAATGGAGACCTGTTGAAACTTTTGATGTACCCAATAACATTCAGGATCTCGTCAGCGGTTATTATTACATAAGGACCTTGCAATTTGATAAACTTAAGGAGGGTGACATTATAAAAATAGACGCTTTCTTTGACGATGAAGTTTACGACTTTAAGATCAGGTTTGTGGGCAGAGAAAACGTAAAAACCAAGCTGGGGCTTATCAAATCTATTGTGCTGTCGCCTATAATGCCTGAAAACAGTCTGTTTGATGGTGAGAATTCCGTTAAAGTCTGGATTTCCGATGACAGAAATAAAGTGCCAATAAAGATTAAAGCTGAGATGTTTGTGGGAGCAGTTGAAATAGATATTATCAAATATGAAAAAGGTAACGATTAA
- a CDS encoding aminopeptidase translates to MIKKVTLAISVVLVILIIWNFDLVVYGLKQASGQLHIVWNARSVEDYLADPAVADSVKRKLYFIQEVREYAVDELGLNDSDNYTAMYDQKGKPVLWVVTGSKPYAFEAKEWKFPVVGTMPYKGFFVEEDANKTMEELKDEGYDAGVRTVGGWSTLGWFKDPILSNMLYRNTGDLANLIIHELVHATIFVKDSVEFNENLASFIADKGTYRFLKDKYGEDSQEYKTYAREVEDEQDYIEHILRGADSLEVLYSAFGNIEEEEKKMQKEDMIAHIMQELDTLKLNKADYLQGIKGYQPNNTYFMSFMRYRSRQNNLDDLYTQKFNSNLNEFIAYLKKKHPFL, encoded by the coding sequence ATGATCAAAAAAGTTACGTTAGCCATATCGGTAGTTTTGGTGATATTGATAATCTGGAACTTTGACCTTGTGGTTTACGGTTTGAAACAGGCCAGCGGGCAGCTACATATTGTCTGGAATGCCAGATCTGTAGAAGATTACCTGGCAGATCCAGCTGTGGCAGACAGCGTGAAACGAAAGTTATATTTCATTCAGGAAGTGCGGGAGTATGCAGTTGATGAACTTGGGCTTAATGACAGCGACAACTACACCGCCATGTATGATCAAAAAGGCAAACCGGTGCTTTGGGTAGTAACGGGAAGCAAACCATATGCCTTTGAAGCTAAAGAGTGGAAGTTTCCTGTAGTGGGCACTATGCCTTATAAAGGTTTTTTTGTTGAAGAAGATGCCAATAAAACCATGGAAGAGCTCAAGGATGAAGGCTATGATGCCGGGGTGAGAACAGTGGGAGGGTGGTCTACACTAGGGTGGTTTAAAGATCCTATTTTAAGTAATATGCTTTATCGTAATACCGGAGATCTGGCCAACCTGATCATTCACGAATTAGTTCATGCCACTATTTTTGTTAAAGATAGTGTCGAGTTCAATGAAAACCTGGCTTCTTTTATTGCAGATAAGGGAACTTACCGGTTCTTAAAGGATAAATACGGAGAGGATTCGCAGGAGTATAAAACATATGCCAGAGAGGTGGAAGATGAGCAGGACTATATTGAACATATATTAAGGGGTGCTGACAGCCTGGAAGTACTGTACAGTGCCTTTGGTAATATTGAGGAGGAAGAAAAGAAAATGCAGAAAGAGGATATGATAGCCCATATTATGCAGGAGCTAGATACATTGAAACTCAACAAGGCAGATTACCTGCAGGGGATCAAAGGGTATCAGCCCAATAATACCTACTTCATGTCGTTTATGCGCTACAGGTCCAGGCAAAACAATCTGGATGACCTTTATACACAAAAATTTAATAGTAATTTAAATGAATTTATAGCTTACTTAAAGAAAAAACATCCTTTTTTGTAA
- the recA gene encoding recombinase RecA, with product MAEKDEKLKALQLTIDKLEKTFGKGAVMKLSDERVVDVPAISTGSLSLDLALGVGGIPRGRVIEIYGPESSGKTTLSMHCIAEAQKKGGLAAFIDAEHAFDRVYAEKLGIDTENLLISQPDSGEQALEIAEHLIRSGAIDIIVIDSVAALVPKGELEGEMGDSKMGLQARLMSQALRKLTGTINKTGCACIFINQLREKIGVMFGNPETTTGGNALKFYASVRLDIRRIGQIKEGANDITGNRTRVKVVKNKVSPPFKVVEFDIMYGKGISKVGEIIDLGVELEVIKKAGSWFSYDGNKLGQGRDAVKTLLEDNPELMDELEAKIKAKIKGEDLEKPIPAQE from the coding sequence ATGGCTGAAAAGGACGAAAAATTAAAAGCACTTCAATTAACAATTGATAAACTGGAAAAAACCTTTGGAAAAGGTGCAGTGATGAAGCTAAGTGATGAGCGGGTAGTGGATGTACCAGCCATCTCCACGGGATCCTTAAGCCTTGACCTGGCATTGGGTGTTGGCGGAATTCCTAGAGGAAGAGTTATTGAAATATACGGCCCTGAATCTTCAGGTAAGACTACTTTGTCTATGCATTGCATAGCCGAAGCTCAAAAGAAAGGTGGCCTTGCAGCATTTATTGATGCCGAACACGCCTTTGACAGGGTATATGCAGAAAAATTAGGCATTGATACCGAAAACCTGCTTATCTCTCAGCCAGATAGTGGTGAACAGGCGTTGGAAATTGCAGAGCACCTGATACGTTCGGGAGCTATTGATATTATCGTAATTGACTCGGTAGCTGCCCTTGTACCAAAAGGTGAGCTTGAAGGTGAAATGGGTGACAGTAAAATGGGTCTCCAGGCCCGATTGATGTCTCAGGCACTGAGAAAGCTCACAGGAACTATCAATAAAACCGGCTGCGCATGCATCTTCATCAACCAGTTGAGAGAAAAGATCGGCGTGATGTTCGGAAACCCTGAAACAACTACCGGTGGTAATGCCTTGAAATTTTATGCTTCTGTACGTCTCGACATTCGCAGAATAGGCCAGATTAAAGAAGGGGCTAATGACATTACCGGTAACCGTACCCGTGTAAAAGTGGTAAAAAACAAAGTTTCTCCTCCCTTTAAAGTAGTAGAGTTTGACATCATGTATGGCAAGGGAATTTCCAAGGTTGGTGAGATCATAGACCTGGGTGTTGAGTTAGAGGTGATCAAAAAGGCCGGCTCATGGTTCTCGTATGATGGCAATAAGTTGGGACAAGGACGTGATGCGGTAAAGACATTGCTCGAAGATAATCCTGAACTAATGGATGAACTTGAAGCCAAAATTAAAGCTAAAATCAAAGGTGAGGATCTGGAAAAACCAATACCGGCGCAGGAATAG
- a CDS encoding ABC transporter permease: MVLIKLILESFRFAWNALRMNLLRTVLSLLGVTIGIFAIIAVFTLVDSLEKNIKESFSFLGAGVIYVEKWPYTPDANGEYKWWDFMSRPNASYNEYKFLQTNLKNQNGIAVFAVKSNITIKRKNNSISEVDLRGGSFGYSDIFETNITSGRYFTRTEVEAGRNVVILGDNLAKALFPNGEEPLGKEVKMSGLNFMVIGVIKREGESFLGTPSNDDTAIIPYNSFRKLYQTGTGAINEIGSAVGVKGYDTDVGLVELENEITGLLRTKRGLKPREDDNFALNRPEAIANVIGGVFDVFGIAGWIIGGFSILVGGFGIANIMFVSVKERTNIIGIQKSLGAKNYFILFQFLFEAIFLSVIGGAAGLVLVLLITFIPMGSLEVVLSLKNIVLGLGVSAAIGTVSGIIPAALAARLDPVIAIRSN; the protein is encoded by the coding sequence ATAGTGTTAATAAAACTTATACTGGAAAGCTTCAGGTTTGCGTGGAATGCCCTGCGGATGAATTTGCTACGGACTGTACTGTCATTATTGGGAGTTACCATAGGTATTTTTGCCATTATAGCAGTGTTTACTCTGGTCGATTCGCTCGAGAAAAATATCAAAGAGAGTTTTTCGTTCCTTGGGGCCGGAGTCATTTACGTAGAAAAATGGCCGTATACTCCGGATGCCAACGGAGAGTACAAGTGGTGGGATTTTATGAGCCGCCCTAACGCCAGCTACAATGAGTACAAGTTTTTACAGACAAACCTGAAAAACCAAAATGGGATAGCTGTTTTTGCGGTTAAAAGTAACATTACAATAAAACGTAAGAATAACAGCATTAGTGAAGTGGATCTCCGGGGAGGTAGTTTTGGCTATAGCGATATCTTTGAAACCAATATCACCTCAGGAAGATATTTTACAAGAACCGAGGTCGAAGCAGGTCGTAATGTTGTTATACTTGGTGATAACCTGGCTAAAGCGCTGTTTCCTAACGGTGAGGAGCCCCTGGGTAAGGAAGTGAAAATGAGTGGGTTGAATTTCATGGTAATTGGTGTTATTAAAAGGGAGGGAGAGAGCTTTTTGGGTACCCCTAGTAATGATGATACAGCTATAATCCCCTATAATTCATTTAGAAAACTCTACCAGACAGGTACCGGAGCGATTAATGAAATTGGGTCAGCTGTTGGAGTCAAAGGCTATGATACTGATGTCGGGCTGGTAGAACTTGAAAACGAGATAACCGGATTGTTGAGAACCAAACGGGGCCTTAAGCCGCGTGAAGATGATAATTTTGCGCTTAACAGGCCCGAAGCTATTGCGAATGTTATAGGAGGTGTTTTTGATGTTTTTGGCATTGCGGGATGGATCATTGGAGGGTTCTCAATATTAGTAGGAGGGTTTGGCATAGCTAACATTATGTTCGTATCAGTCAAAGAAAGAACTAATATTATTGGTATTCAGAAGTCACTGGGAGCTAAAAACTATTTTATTTTATTTCAGTTTTTGTTTGAAGCTATATTTCTCAGTGTTATTGGTGGGGCTGCTGGTTTGGTGCTTGTGCTATTGATCACCTTTATCCCCATGGGGAGCCTTGAAGTGGTACTCTCGTTGAAAAACATCGTTCTTGGACTGGGGGTGTCTGCTGCTATTGGTACAGTCTCCGGAATTATCCCTGCTGCCCTTGCTGCGAGACTCGATCCTGTAATAGCTATCAGGTCCAATTAA
- the queA gene encoding tRNA preQ1(34) S-adenosylmethionine ribosyltransferase-isomerase QueA, translated as MKLSEFKFDLPTGLVALYPAENRDESRLMVVHKSTGEIEHRTFKDVVEYFNEGDVLVNNNTKVFPARLYGNKEKTGAKIEVFLLRELNQEMHLWDVLVDPARKIRVGNKLYFGEGDLVAEVIDNTTSRGRTIRFLYDGTDEEFYKTIDSLGETPLPKYIKREAEPEDRERFQTIYAKHKGAVAAPTAGLHFTKQLMKRLEIKGVDLSSITLHIGLGTFRPVDVEDLTKHKMDSENFRVDEQTVGIVNKALDNKKRVCAVGTTSMRALESSVSASGRLKPKEGWTDKFIFPPYDFKICNAMITNFHMPESTLLMMAAAFGGYDLVMKAYETAIKEKYRFLTYGDAMLIV; from the coding sequence ATGAAATTATCAGAATTCAAGTTTGATCTACCAACCGGACTGGTTGCCTTATATCCGGCCGAAAACAGGGATGAATCTCGCCTGATGGTAGTGCACAAGAGCACAGGCGAAATTGAACACCGCACTTTCAAGGATGTTGTAGAGTATTTTAACGAGGGAGATGTACTTGTAAATAATAATACAAAAGTATTTCCTGCGAGGCTATATGGAAACAAAGAGAAAACCGGAGCAAAAATTGAGGTTTTCCTGCTGAGAGAGCTTAACCAGGAGATGCATCTTTGGGATGTACTTGTTGACCCTGCACGTAAAATAAGGGTAGGCAACAAATTATACTTTGGAGAAGGCGACCTTGTTGCCGAGGTAATAGATAATACTACCTCTCGCGGAAGAACTATCCGTTTCCTTTATGACGGAACTGATGAGGAGTTTTATAAAACTATAGACAGCCTGGGAGAAACCCCTCTTCCAAAATATATAAAAAGAGAAGCGGAGCCTGAGGACCGTGAGCGTTTCCAGACTATTTATGCAAAACATAAAGGAGCTGTAGCAGCTCCAACTGCAGGTTTGCACTTCACGAAGCAGCTCATGAAGCGCCTTGAGATCAAAGGTGTAGACCTGAGTAGCATTACACTTCACATCGGTCTGGGCACTTTTCGACCAGTGGATGTTGAAGATCTTACCAAACACAAAATGGACTCTGAAAATTTCAGGGTAGATGAACAAACGGTAGGAATAGTAAACAAAGCCCTGGATAATAAGAAAAGGGTATGTGCAGTAGGCACTACTTCCATGCGTGCACTGGAGTCTTCGGTATCTGCAAGTGGCAGACTTAAACCAAAAGAAGGATGGACCGACAAATTCATCTTCCCTCCTTACGATTTCAAGATCTGCAATGCCATGATCACTAACTTCCATATGCCTGAGTCCACTTTACTTATGATGGCAGCAGCATTCGGAGGATACGATCTGGTAATGAAAGCATACGAAACTGCCATTAAGGAAAAATACAGGTTCCTTACCTATGGCGATGCCATGCTTATTGTTTAA